The proteins below are encoded in one region of Shewanella algae:
- the leuC gene encoding 3-isopropylmalate dehydratase large subunit, with protein MGKTLYEKVWDAHLVATPAGEAPIIYVDRHLVHEVTSPQAFSGLKMAGRQLRAPDKTFATMDHNTSTKSASLDALSPMARTQVETLAQNCREFGVRLYDIHHPNQGIVHVMGPELGITLPGTVIVCGDSHTATHGAFGALAFGIGTSEVEHVLATQTLRQLKAKTMRVEVKGQLGEGITAKDVVLAIIGKIGMDGGTGYVVEFCGDAIRALSMEGRMTLCNMAIEMGAKAGMVAPDETTFAYLEGRQFAPKGADWDAALAAWKMLKSDEDAIFDAYVELEGSEIAPQLTWGTNPGQVVAIDKPVPNPADEADATVRGSMEKALNYIGLTPGTLMTDVAINKVFIGSCTNSRIEDLRSAAAQIRGRRVADGVTAIVVPGSGQVKAQAEAEGLDKLFVEAGFEWRLPGCSMCLAMNDDRLESGDRCASTSNRNFEGRQGRGSRTHLVSPAMAAAAAIAGHFVDIRHAGQEK; from the coding sequence ATGGGCAAGACATTGTATGAAAAAGTGTGGGATGCCCACCTGGTGGCGACGCCGGCGGGAGAAGCGCCGATTATTTACGTCGACCGTCATCTGGTGCACGAAGTGACATCACCCCAGGCCTTCAGTGGCCTGAAGATGGCCGGGCGCCAACTTCGGGCACCGGACAAGACCTTTGCCACCATGGATCACAACACCTCGACCAAGAGCGCCAGTCTGGACGCCTTGAGCCCCATGGCGCGCACTCAAGTTGAAACCCTGGCACAGAACTGTCGCGAATTCGGTGTGCGTCTTTATGACATTCACCACCCCAATCAGGGCATAGTGCATGTGATGGGGCCTGAGCTGGGCATTACCCTGCCGGGTACGGTTATTGTCTGTGGCGATTCCCATACCGCTACCCACGGCGCCTTTGGCGCGCTGGCCTTCGGTATTGGCACCTCGGAGGTGGAGCATGTGCTGGCCACCCAAACGCTGCGGCAGCTTAAGGCCAAGACCATGAGAGTCGAGGTCAAGGGGCAACTGGGTGAAGGCATTACCGCCAAGGATGTGGTGCTGGCGATTATCGGCAAGATAGGCATGGATGGCGGCACCGGCTATGTGGTGGAGTTTTGCGGTGACGCGATTCGTGCCCTGTCGATGGAAGGGCGCATGACGCTGTGCAACATGGCGATTGAGATGGGTGCCAAGGCCGGCATGGTCGCGCCGGATGAAACCACGTTCGCCTATCTTGAGGGACGTCAGTTTGCGCCCAAGGGCGCCGATTGGGATGCCGCCCTGGCAGCCTGGAAGATGCTCAAGTCCGATGAAGATGCCATCTTCGATGCTTATGTGGAGTTGGAAGGCAGTGAAATCGCGCCGCAACTGACCTGGGGCACTAATCCTGGCCAGGTGGTGGCCATAGATAAACCTGTGCCCAACCCCGCCGATGAGGCCGATGCCACAGTGCGCGGCAGTATGGAAAAGGCGCTGAATTACATAGGTTTGACGCCGGGCACCCTGATGACGGATGTGGCCATCAACAAGGTCTTTATCGGTTCATGCACCAATTCGCGCATCGAAGATCTGCGTAGCGCCGCGGCGCAGATCCGTGGTCGGCGGGTGGCTGACGGCGTGACCGCCATAGTGGTGCCGGGCTCGGGACAAGTGAAGGCTCAGGCCGAAGCCGAAGGCTTGGACAAACTGTTTGTCGAGGCCGGGTTTGAGTGGCGCTTGCCGGGCTGCTCCATGTGTCTGGCGATGAATGATGATCGCCTGGAAAGCGGCGATCGCTGCGCCTCAACCAGTAACCGTAACTTTGAGGGGCGGCAGGGACGCGGCAGCCGTACCCATCTGGTGAGTCCTGCCATGGCAGCCGCTGCCGCCATTGCCGGGCACTTTGTCGATATCCGCCACGCTGGCCAGGAGAAATAA
- the leuD gene encoding 3-isopropylmalate dehydratase small subunit, with protein sequence MQAFTIHQGIAVPLDSANVDTDQIIPKQFLSKVTKDGFGVHLFHDWRYLDDAGEQPDPAFVMNQPRYQGASILLARENFGCGSSREHAPWALADYGLRVIIAPSFADIFYGNAINNGLLPVILEAAEVQQLFEEVTATEGSEIKVDLQQCQVVSPSGKHFAFQLAESARHKLLNGLDAIGLTLSHEQAIADYEAGLPGWRA encoded by the coding sequence ATGCAGGCTTTTACTATTCATCAGGGAATTGCGGTGCCATTGGATAGCGCCAATGTGGATACAGATCAGATCATCCCCAAACAGTTTCTGTCCAAGGTCACCAAGGATGGCTTCGGTGTCCATCTCTTTCACGACTGGCGCTATCTGGATGATGCCGGTGAGCAGCCGGATCCTGCCTTTGTGATGAACCAGCCCAGATATCAGGGAGCCTCTATTTTACTGGCGCGGGAAAACTTCGGTTGTGGCTCCAGCCGTGAACACGCGCCTTGGGCCCTGGCCGACTATGGTTTGCGGGTGATTATTGCGCCCAGCTTTGCCGATATCTTTTACGGCAACGCCATCAATAATGGGTTATTGCCGGTGATCCTTGAGGCCGCTGAGGTGCAACAGTTGTTTGAGGAGGTAACGGCGACCGAAGGCAGTGAAATCAAAGTCGACCTGCAGCAGTGCCAGGTTGTTTCACCCTCCGGGAAACACTTTGCATTTCAACTGGCTGAATCTGCCCGTCATAAGCTGCTCAATGGATTGGATGCCATCGGCCTGACTCTGTCCCATGAGCAGGCCATCGCCGATTATGAAGCCGGGCTGCCGGGCTGGCGCGCCTAG